In Solanum pennellii chromosome 7, SPENNV200, the following are encoded in one genomic region:
- the LOC107025966 gene encoding auxin response factor 6-like isoform X2 — MRVSSSGFNPQPEEAGEKKCLNSELWHACAGPLVSLPPVGSRVVYFPQGHSEQVAASTNKEVDAHIPNYPGLPPQLICQLHNLTMHADVETDEVYAQMTLQPLSPQEQKDVCLLPAELGIPSKQPTNYFCKTLTASDTSTHGGFSVPRRAAEKVFPPLDYSQQPPCQELIAKDLHGNEWKFRHIFRGQPKRHLLTTGWSVFVSAKRLVAGDAVIFIWNENNQLLLGIRRANRPQTVMPSSVLSSDSMHIGLLAAAAHAAATNTRFTIFYNPRASPSEFVIPLAKYAKAVYHTRISVGMRFRMLFETEESSVRRYMGTITGISDLDPVRWPNSHWRSVKVGWDESTAGERQPRVSLWEIEPLTTFPMYPSPFSLRLKRPWPSGLPSLPGFPHGDLTMNSPLSWLRGDMGDQGMQSLNFQGFGATPFMQPRMDASMLGLQPDILQTMAALDPSKLANQSLMQFQHSIPNSSAPLSQSQMLQPSHSQHNLIQGFSENHLISQAQMLQQQLQRRQNFNDQQQLLQPQLQQHQEVNSQFQHQQQTKTISGLSQMASATQPHLSHLQVLSSTGSPQTFSDILGNHVNASSNSNMQSLLSSFSRDGASAVLNMHETHPLVSSSSSSKRIALESQLPSRVTPFVVSQPEDVIAHNTKVSDLSSLLPPFPGRESFSDYRGVEDSQSNALYGFADSLNILQTGMSNMKGSSGDNGSLSIPYATSTFTSTVGNEYPLNSDMTASSCVDESGFLQSSENGDQANPTNRIFVKVQKSGSFGRSLDISKFSSYHELRSELARMFGLEGLLEDPERSGWQLVIVDRENDVLLLGDDPWQEFVNNVWYIKILSPHEVQQMGKEGLDLPNGVQAQTLPGNVNGCDDYMNQKGSRNTMNGIPLGSLDY, encoded by the exons ATGAGGGTATCATCATCTGGGTTCAATCCTCAGCCAGAGGAAG CAGGGGAGAAGAAATGCTTGAATTCAGAGTTGTGGCACGCGTGTGCAGGACCACTAGTTTCACTTCCACCTGTAGGAAGCAGAGTTGTGTATTTTCCTCAAGGGCATAGTGAGCAG GTTGCTGCCTCAACCAACAAGGAAGTAGATGCTCATATCCCTAATTATCCTGGTTTACCGCCTCAACTAATTTGTCAGCTGCACAACCTGACAATGCAT GCAGATGTTGAGACTGATGAAGTATATGCTCAAATGACATTGCAGCCACTAAGTCCA CAAGAGCAGAAGGATGTGTGCCTGCTACCGGCAGAACTTGGCATCCCGAGTAAACAACCAACCAACTATTTCTGCAAAACTTTGACGGCAAGTGACACCAGTACTCATGGTGGATTCTCTGTCCCTCGCCGAGCAGCAGAAAAAGTTTTTCCCCCTCTT GATTACTCTCAGCAGCCACCCTGTCAAGAGTTGATTGCAAAAGATCTCCATGGGAACGAATGGAAATTCCGGCATATTTTTCGCG GACAACCAAAGAGGCATCTATTGACAACCGGATGGAGTGTGTTTGTGAGTGCAAAGAGACTTGTTGCAGGCGATGCAGTCATCTTTATCTG GAACGAAAACAATCAATTGCTTTTGGGGATTCGACGTGCTAATCGTCCTCAAACTGTCATGCCTTCTTCAGTCTTGTCAAGTGATAGCATGCACATTGGTCTCCTGGCTGCAGCAGCTCATGCAGCTGCAACTAATACCCGCTTTACAATATTTTATAATCCAAG GGCCAGCCCATCAGAGTTTGTCATACCTCTTGCCAAGTATGCTAAAGCAGTGTATCATACTCGAATATCTGTTGGTATGAGGTTCCGGATGCTGTTTGAAACAGAAGAATCAAGTGTCCGTAG GTATATGGGCACAATTACTGGCATCAGTGATCTAGATCCTGTTCGTTGGCCAAATTCACACTGGCGGTCTGTGAAG GTTGGATGGGATGAATCTACTGCTGGAGAAAGGCAGCCCAGAGTTTCTCTGTGGGAAATTGAACCTCTGACAACATTTCCTATGTATCCTTCTCCTTTCTCCCTTAGGCTAAAGCGGCCTTGGCCATCTGGACTACCTTCTCTCCCTG GTTTTCCACATGGTGATTTGACTATGAATTCTCCACTCTCATGGCTGCGCGGTGACATGGGAGATCAAGGGATGCAGTCGCTTAATTTCCAGGGATTTGGTGCAACTCCGTTTATGCAACCAAGAATGGATGCTTCTATGTTAGGTTTGCAACCTGACATTCTGCAAACAATGGCAGCACTAGATCCATCGAAACTTGCAAATCAATCCCTTATGCAGTTCCAACATAGTATTCCTAACAGTTCAGCGCCTTTGAGTCAGAGTCAGATGTTGCAGCCTTCTCATTCACAGCATAATCTGATCCAAGGCTTTTCAGAAAACCACTTAATATCTCAGGCGCAGATGCTTCAGCAGCAATTACAGCGCCGTCAAAACTTCAATGATCAACAGCAATTGCTGCAGCCACAGCTTCAGCAGCACCAAGAAGTGAACTCGCAGTTTCAACATCAACAGCAAACTAAGACCATCTCCGGTCTCTCTCAGATGGCTTCAGCCACGCAGCCCCATCTTTCTCATCTGCAAGTCCTAAGTTCGACTGGTTCCCCGCAAACCTTTTCTGATATACTGGGTAACCATGTTAATGCATCTAGTAATTCTAATATGCAAAGTCTGTTGAGTTCATTTTCCCGTGATGGAGCATCTGCTGTCCTAAACATGCATGAAACTCACCCTCTAGTATCTTCATCCTCATCATCTAAGCGAATTGCTCTAGAATCTCAGCTCCCTTCTCGGGTTACTCCATTTGTGGTGTCCCAGCCTGAGGATGTGATAGCGCACAATACTAAGGTCTCAGATCTTTCCTCTTTACTGCCACCTTTTCCTGGTAGAGAATCTTTTTCTGATTATAGAGGAGTAGAAGATAGCCAAAGCAATGCACTCTATGGATTTGCAGACTCTTTGAACATACTGCAGACCGGTATGTCCAACATGAAGGGTAGTAGTGGTGATAATGGATCTTTATCTATTCCTTATGCTACCTCTACCTTCACAAGTACTGTGGGCAATGAGTACCCCCTTAACTCAGACATGACAGCTTCAAGTTGTGTAGATGAATCAGGTTTCTTGCAGTCCTCCGAAAATGGGGACCAAGCAAACCCAACTAATAGAATCTTTGTGAAG GTTCAAAAATCAGGGTCCTTTGGACGGTCACTCGATATCTCCAAATTTAGCAGCTATCATGAACTTCGAAGTGAGCTTGCTCGCATGTTTGGGCTAGAAGGCTTGTTGGAGGACCCTGAGAGATCAGGCTGGCAGCTTGTAATTGTTGACCGAGAGAATGATGTCCTCCTCCTCGGTGACGATCCTTGGCA GGAGTTTGTGAACAATGTTTGGTACATCAAGATACTTTCTCCACATGAAGTGCAGCAGATGGGGAAAGAGGGACTTGATCTTCCAAATGGTGTCCAAGCGCAGACGCTTCCTGGCAATGTCAATGGATGTGATGATTATATGAACCAGAAGGGCTCCCGAAATACTATGAACGGGATACCATTGGGGTCACTTGACTACTAA
- the LOC107025966 gene encoding auxin response factor 6-like isoform X3, which produces MRVSSSGFNPQPEEGEKKCLNSELWHACAGPLVSLPPVGSRVVYFPQGHSEQVAASTNKEVDAHIPNYPGLPPQLICQLHNLTMHADVETDEVYAQMTLQPLSPQEQKDVCLLPAELGIPSKQPTNYFCKTLTASDTSTHGGFSVPRRAAEKVFPPLDYSQQPPCQELIAKDLHGNEWKFRHIFRGQPKRHLLTTGWSVFVSAKRLVAGDAVIFIWNENNQLLLGIRRANRPQTVMPSSVLSSDSMHIGLLAAAAHAAATNTRFTIFYNPRASPSEFVIPLAKYAKAVYHTRISVGMRFRMLFETEESSVRRYMGTITGISDLDPVRWPNSHWRSVKVGWDESTAGERQPRVSLWEIEPLTTFPMYPSPFSLRLKRPWPSGLPSLPGFPHGDLTMNSPLSWLRGDMGDQGMQSLNFQGFGATPFMQPRMDASMLGLQPDILQTMAALDPSKLANQSLMQFQHSIPNSSAPLSQSQMLQPSHSQHNLIQGFSENHLISQAQMLQQQLQRRQNFNDQQQLLQPQLQQHQEVNSQFQHQQQTKTISGLSQMASATQPHLSHLQVLSSTGSPQTFSDILGNHVNASSNSNMQSLLSSFSRDGASAVLNMHETHPLVSSSSSSKRIALESQLPSRVTPFVVSQPEDVIAHNTKVSDLSSLLPPFPGRESFSDYRGVEDSQSNALYGFADSLNILQTGMSNMKGSSGDNGSLSIPYATSTFTSTVGNEYPLNSDMTASSCVDESGFLQSSENGDQANPTNRIFVKVQKSGSFGRSLDISKFSSYHELRSELARMFGLEGLLEDPERSGWQLVIVDRENDVLLLGDDPWQEFVNNVWYIKILSPHEVQQMGKEGLDLPNGVQAQTLPGNVNGCDDYMNQKGSRNTMNGIPLGSLDY; this is translated from the exons ATGAGGGTATCATCATCTGGGTTCAATCCTCAGCCAGAGGAAG GGGAGAAGAAATGCTTGAATTCAGAGTTGTGGCACGCGTGTGCAGGACCACTAGTTTCACTTCCACCTGTAGGAAGCAGAGTTGTGTATTTTCCTCAAGGGCATAGTGAGCAG GTTGCTGCCTCAACCAACAAGGAAGTAGATGCTCATATCCCTAATTATCCTGGTTTACCGCCTCAACTAATTTGTCAGCTGCACAACCTGACAATGCAT GCAGATGTTGAGACTGATGAAGTATATGCTCAAATGACATTGCAGCCACTAAGTCCA CAAGAGCAGAAGGATGTGTGCCTGCTACCGGCAGAACTTGGCATCCCGAGTAAACAACCAACCAACTATTTCTGCAAAACTTTGACGGCAAGTGACACCAGTACTCATGGTGGATTCTCTGTCCCTCGCCGAGCAGCAGAAAAAGTTTTTCCCCCTCTT GATTACTCTCAGCAGCCACCCTGTCAAGAGTTGATTGCAAAAGATCTCCATGGGAACGAATGGAAATTCCGGCATATTTTTCGCG GACAACCAAAGAGGCATCTATTGACAACCGGATGGAGTGTGTTTGTGAGTGCAAAGAGACTTGTTGCAGGCGATGCAGTCATCTTTATCTG GAACGAAAACAATCAATTGCTTTTGGGGATTCGACGTGCTAATCGTCCTCAAACTGTCATGCCTTCTTCAGTCTTGTCAAGTGATAGCATGCACATTGGTCTCCTGGCTGCAGCAGCTCATGCAGCTGCAACTAATACCCGCTTTACAATATTTTATAATCCAAG GGCCAGCCCATCAGAGTTTGTCATACCTCTTGCCAAGTATGCTAAAGCAGTGTATCATACTCGAATATCTGTTGGTATGAGGTTCCGGATGCTGTTTGAAACAGAAGAATCAAGTGTCCGTAG GTATATGGGCACAATTACTGGCATCAGTGATCTAGATCCTGTTCGTTGGCCAAATTCACACTGGCGGTCTGTGAAG GTTGGATGGGATGAATCTACTGCTGGAGAAAGGCAGCCCAGAGTTTCTCTGTGGGAAATTGAACCTCTGACAACATTTCCTATGTATCCTTCTCCTTTCTCCCTTAGGCTAAAGCGGCCTTGGCCATCTGGACTACCTTCTCTCCCTG GTTTTCCACATGGTGATTTGACTATGAATTCTCCACTCTCATGGCTGCGCGGTGACATGGGAGATCAAGGGATGCAGTCGCTTAATTTCCAGGGATTTGGTGCAACTCCGTTTATGCAACCAAGAATGGATGCTTCTATGTTAGGTTTGCAACCTGACATTCTGCAAACAATGGCAGCACTAGATCCATCGAAACTTGCAAATCAATCCCTTATGCAGTTCCAACATAGTATTCCTAACAGTTCAGCGCCTTTGAGTCAGAGTCAGATGTTGCAGCCTTCTCATTCACAGCATAATCTGATCCAAGGCTTTTCAGAAAACCACTTAATATCTCAGGCGCAGATGCTTCAGCAGCAATTACAGCGCCGTCAAAACTTCAATGATCAACAGCAATTGCTGCAGCCACAGCTTCAGCAGCACCAAGAAGTGAACTCGCAGTTTCAACATCAACAGCAAACTAAGACCATCTCCGGTCTCTCTCAGATGGCTTCAGCCACGCAGCCCCATCTTTCTCATCTGCAAGTCCTAAGTTCGACTGGTTCCCCGCAAACCTTTTCTGATATACTGGGTAACCATGTTAATGCATCTAGTAATTCTAATATGCAAAGTCTGTTGAGTTCATTTTCCCGTGATGGAGCATCTGCTGTCCTAAACATGCATGAAACTCACCCTCTAGTATCTTCATCCTCATCATCTAAGCGAATTGCTCTAGAATCTCAGCTCCCTTCTCGGGTTACTCCATTTGTGGTGTCCCAGCCTGAGGATGTGATAGCGCACAATACTAAGGTCTCAGATCTTTCCTCTTTACTGCCACCTTTTCCTGGTAGAGAATCTTTTTCTGATTATAGAGGAGTAGAAGATAGCCAAAGCAATGCACTCTATGGATTTGCAGACTCTTTGAACATACTGCAGACCGGTATGTCCAACATGAAGGGTAGTAGTGGTGATAATGGATCTTTATCTATTCCTTATGCTACCTCTACCTTCACAAGTACTGTGGGCAATGAGTACCCCCTTAACTCAGACATGACAGCTTCAAGTTGTGTAGATGAATCAGGTTTCTTGCAGTCCTCCGAAAATGGGGACCAAGCAAACCCAACTAATAGAATCTTTGTGAAG GTTCAAAAATCAGGGTCCTTTGGACGGTCACTCGATATCTCCAAATTTAGCAGCTATCATGAACTTCGAAGTGAGCTTGCTCGCATGTTTGGGCTAGAAGGCTTGTTGGAGGACCCTGAGAGATCAGGCTGGCAGCTTGTAATTGTTGACCGAGAGAATGATGTCCTCCTCCTCGGTGACGATCCTTGGCA GGAGTTTGTGAACAATGTTTGGTACATCAAGATACTTTCTCCACATGAAGTGCAGCAGATGGGGAAAGAGGGACTTGATCTTCCAAATGGTGTCCAAGCGCAGACGCTTCCTGGCAATGTCAATGGATGTGATGATTATATGAACCAGAAGGGCTCCCGAAATACTATGAACGGGATACCATTGGGGTCACTTGACTACTAA
- the LOC107025966 gene encoding auxin response factor 6-like isoform X1, giving the protein MRVSSSGFNPQPEEAAGEKKCLNSELWHACAGPLVSLPPVGSRVVYFPQGHSEQVAASTNKEVDAHIPNYPGLPPQLICQLHNLTMHADVETDEVYAQMTLQPLSPQEQKDVCLLPAELGIPSKQPTNYFCKTLTASDTSTHGGFSVPRRAAEKVFPPLDYSQQPPCQELIAKDLHGNEWKFRHIFRGQPKRHLLTTGWSVFVSAKRLVAGDAVIFIWNENNQLLLGIRRANRPQTVMPSSVLSSDSMHIGLLAAAAHAAATNTRFTIFYNPRASPSEFVIPLAKYAKAVYHTRISVGMRFRMLFETEESSVRRYMGTITGISDLDPVRWPNSHWRSVKVGWDESTAGERQPRVSLWEIEPLTTFPMYPSPFSLRLKRPWPSGLPSLPGFPHGDLTMNSPLSWLRGDMGDQGMQSLNFQGFGATPFMQPRMDASMLGLQPDILQTMAALDPSKLANQSLMQFQHSIPNSSAPLSQSQMLQPSHSQHNLIQGFSENHLISQAQMLQQQLQRRQNFNDQQQLLQPQLQQHQEVNSQFQHQQQTKTISGLSQMASATQPHLSHLQVLSSTGSPQTFSDILGNHVNASSNSNMQSLLSSFSRDGASAVLNMHETHPLVSSSSSSKRIALESQLPSRVTPFVVSQPEDVIAHNTKVSDLSSLLPPFPGRESFSDYRGVEDSQSNALYGFADSLNILQTGMSNMKGSSGDNGSLSIPYATSTFTSTVGNEYPLNSDMTASSCVDESGFLQSSENGDQANPTNRIFVKVQKSGSFGRSLDISKFSSYHELRSELARMFGLEGLLEDPERSGWQLVIVDRENDVLLLGDDPWQEFVNNVWYIKILSPHEVQQMGKEGLDLPNGVQAQTLPGNVNGCDDYMNQKGSRNTMNGIPLGSLDY; this is encoded by the exons ATGAGGGTATCATCATCTGGGTTCAATCCTCAGCCAGAGGAAG CAGCAGGGGAGAAGAAATGCTTGAATTCAGAGTTGTGGCACGCGTGTGCAGGACCACTAGTTTCACTTCCACCTGTAGGAAGCAGAGTTGTGTATTTTCCTCAAGGGCATAGTGAGCAG GTTGCTGCCTCAACCAACAAGGAAGTAGATGCTCATATCCCTAATTATCCTGGTTTACCGCCTCAACTAATTTGTCAGCTGCACAACCTGACAATGCAT GCAGATGTTGAGACTGATGAAGTATATGCTCAAATGACATTGCAGCCACTAAGTCCA CAAGAGCAGAAGGATGTGTGCCTGCTACCGGCAGAACTTGGCATCCCGAGTAAACAACCAACCAACTATTTCTGCAAAACTTTGACGGCAAGTGACACCAGTACTCATGGTGGATTCTCTGTCCCTCGCCGAGCAGCAGAAAAAGTTTTTCCCCCTCTT GATTACTCTCAGCAGCCACCCTGTCAAGAGTTGATTGCAAAAGATCTCCATGGGAACGAATGGAAATTCCGGCATATTTTTCGCG GACAACCAAAGAGGCATCTATTGACAACCGGATGGAGTGTGTTTGTGAGTGCAAAGAGACTTGTTGCAGGCGATGCAGTCATCTTTATCTG GAACGAAAACAATCAATTGCTTTTGGGGATTCGACGTGCTAATCGTCCTCAAACTGTCATGCCTTCTTCAGTCTTGTCAAGTGATAGCATGCACATTGGTCTCCTGGCTGCAGCAGCTCATGCAGCTGCAACTAATACCCGCTTTACAATATTTTATAATCCAAG GGCCAGCCCATCAGAGTTTGTCATACCTCTTGCCAAGTATGCTAAAGCAGTGTATCATACTCGAATATCTGTTGGTATGAGGTTCCGGATGCTGTTTGAAACAGAAGAATCAAGTGTCCGTAG GTATATGGGCACAATTACTGGCATCAGTGATCTAGATCCTGTTCGTTGGCCAAATTCACACTGGCGGTCTGTGAAG GTTGGATGGGATGAATCTACTGCTGGAGAAAGGCAGCCCAGAGTTTCTCTGTGGGAAATTGAACCTCTGACAACATTTCCTATGTATCCTTCTCCTTTCTCCCTTAGGCTAAAGCGGCCTTGGCCATCTGGACTACCTTCTCTCCCTG GTTTTCCACATGGTGATTTGACTATGAATTCTCCACTCTCATGGCTGCGCGGTGACATGGGAGATCAAGGGATGCAGTCGCTTAATTTCCAGGGATTTGGTGCAACTCCGTTTATGCAACCAAGAATGGATGCTTCTATGTTAGGTTTGCAACCTGACATTCTGCAAACAATGGCAGCACTAGATCCATCGAAACTTGCAAATCAATCCCTTATGCAGTTCCAACATAGTATTCCTAACAGTTCAGCGCCTTTGAGTCAGAGTCAGATGTTGCAGCCTTCTCATTCACAGCATAATCTGATCCAAGGCTTTTCAGAAAACCACTTAATATCTCAGGCGCAGATGCTTCAGCAGCAATTACAGCGCCGTCAAAACTTCAATGATCAACAGCAATTGCTGCAGCCACAGCTTCAGCAGCACCAAGAAGTGAACTCGCAGTTTCAACATCAACAGCAAACTAAGACCATCTCCGGTCTCTCTCAGATGGCTTCAGCCACGCAGCCCCATCTTTCTCATCTGCAAGTCCTAAGTTCGACTGGTTCCCCGCAAACCTTTTCTGATATACTGGGTAACCATGTTAATGCATCTAGTAATTCTAATATGCAAAGTCTGTTGAGTTCATTTTCCCGTGATGGAGCATCTGCTGTCCTAAACATGCATGAAACTCACCCTCTAGTATCTTCATCCTCATCATCTAAGCGAATTGCTCTAGAATCTCAGCTCCCTTCTCGGGTTACTCCATTTGTGGTGTCCCAGCCTGAGGATGTGATAGCGCACAATACTAAGGTCTCAGATCTTTCCTCTTTACTGCCACCTTTTCCTGGTAGAGAATCTTTTTCTGATTATAGAGGAGTAGAAGATAGCCAAAGCAATGCACTCTATGGATTTGCAGACTCTTTGAACATACTGCAGACCGGTATGTCCAACATGAAGGGTAGTAGTGGTGATAATGGATCTTTATCTATTCCTTATGCTACCTCTACCTTCACAAGTACTGTGGGCAATGAGTACCCCCTTAACTCAGACATGACAGCTTCAAGTTGTGTAGATGAATCAGGTTTCTTGCAGTCCTCCGAAAATGGGGACCAAGCAAACCCAACTAATAGAATCTTTGTGAAG GTTCAAAAATCAGGGTCCTTTGGACGGTCACTCGATATCTCCAAATTTAGCAGCTATCATGAACTTCGAAGTGAGCTTGCTCGCATGTTTGGGCTAGAAGGCTTGTTGGAGGACCCTGAGAGATCAGGCTGGCAGCTTGTAATTGTTGACCGAGAGAATGATGTCCTCCTCCTCGGTGACGATCCTTGGCA GGAGTTTGTGAACAATGTTTGGTACATCAAGATACTTTCTCCACATGAAGTGCAGCAGATGGGGAAAGAGGGACTTGATCTTCCAAATGGTGTCCAAGCGCAGACGCTTCCTGGCAATGTCAATGGATGTGATGATTATATGAACCAGAAGGGCTCCCGAAATACTATGAACGGGATACCATTGGGGTCACTTGACTACTAA
- the LOC107024196 gene encoding 40S ribosomal protein S25-2-like isoform X2 — translation MAPKKEKAPPPSSKPAKSGGGKQKKKKWSKGKQKEKVNNMVLFDKGTYDKLITEAPKYKLITPSVLSDRLSISGSLARKAIRELMAKGLIRMVSAHASQQIYTRATNT, via the exons ATGGCACCTAAGAAGGAAAAGGCTCCTCCACCGTCTTCCAAGCCCGCCAAGTCCGGTGGTGGcaagcagaagaagaagaagtggaGCAAGGGAAAGCAAAAGGAGAAGGTGAACAACATG GTTTTGTTCGATAAGGGTACATACGACAAGCTTATCACTGAAGCACCCAAGTATAAGCTTATCACTCCTTCCGTCCTCTCTGACCGTTTGAGTATTAGTGGATCCCTTGCCAGGAAGGCAATCAGGGAATTGATGGCTAAAGGTTTGATCAGGATGGTGTCTGCTCATGCTAGCCAGCAGATTTACACCCGAGCTACAAACACCTAA
- the LOC107024196 gene encoding 40S ribosomal protein S25-2-like isoform X1 — MAPKKEKAPPPSSKPAKSGGGKQKKKKWSKGKQKEKVNNMVLFDKGTYDKLITEAPKYKLITPSVLSDRLRISGSLARKAIRELMAKSLIRMVSAHASQQIYTRAINT; from the coding sequence ATGGCACCTAAGAAGGAAAAGGCTCCTCCACCGTCTTCCAAGCCCGCCAAGTCCGGTGGTGGcaagcagaagaagaagaagtggaGCAAGGGAAAGCAAAAGGAGAAGGTGAACAACATGGTTTTGTTCGATAAGGGTACATACGACAAGCTTATCACTGAAGCACCCAAGTATAAGCTTATCACTCCTTCCGTCCTCTCTGACCGTTTGAGGATTAGTGGATCCCTTGCCAGGAAGGCAATCAGGGAATTGATGGCTAAAAGTTTGATCAGGATGGTGTCTGCTCATGCTAGCCAGCAGATTTACACCCGAGCTATAAACACCTAA
- the LOC107024117 gene encoding probable acyl-activating enzyme 1, peroxisomal translates to MNKFFKTSNIALRFFNGSVQLPAPTHRVRQLCQLAGSIESTDESRKLLEGVVTSAANYVPLTPISFLERAADVFGDRTSVVFGSSVKYTWEVSHSRCLKLASALIQLGISRGDVVATLAPNVPAMQELHFAVPMAGAVLCTLNTRLDSSMVADLLKHSETKMIFVDQQFLQIAQQALSLLSKDKTIKPPILILIPKSNNSSPPASNIHEYENLLSSGSSNFTIRWPKSEFDPISINYTSGTTSSPKGVVYNHRGAYLNSISAFLCHGMAPMPTYLWTLPMFHCNGWCMNWGMAAIGGTNVCLRHVSAKDIFESISINKVTHMSAAPIVLSMMANASPNDRKPLPHKVEIMTGGSPPPPQILSKMEQLGFGVSHGYGLTETYSGATTCLWKPEWDSLPLEERAVLKSRQGVQVLCIEKVDVRDPETMENVPADGKSIGEIVCRGNTVMSGYLKDVKATEEAFKGGWFHTGDVAVKHPDGYIEIKDRLKDIIISGGENISTLEVEGVLHSHPAVVEAAVVARPDDHWGQTPCAFVKLKEGYEEITSDEIIKYCRDHLPHYMVPRAVVFQDLPRTSTGKVQKFILREKAKALASLFNTDRKV, encoded by the exons ATGAATAAATTCTTCAAAACCTCTAATATTGCACTAAGGTTCTTTAATGGATCAGTCCAGTTACCCGCACCTACTCATAGGGTCCGGCAACTGTGCCAACTTGCTGGGAGTATTGAATCAACCGATGAGTCCCGAAAATTATTGGAGGGTGTTGTTACTAGTGCAGCAAATTATGTTCCATTGACACCTATAAGTTTTTTGGAGAGAGCAGCAGATGTTTTTGGCGATAGAACTTCCGTTGTGTTTGGGTCTAGTGTGAAGTATACTTGGGAAGTGTCACACTCTAGGTGTCTAAAACTTGCCTCTGCTTTAATTCAGCTTGGAATTTCGCGGGGAGATGTG GTTGCAACTCTGGCTCCGAATGTACCAGCAATGCAGGAGTTGCATTTTGCAGTACCAATGGCTGGAGCTGTTCTATGTACGTTAAATACTCGTCTTGATTCATCAATGGTGGCTGATTTGCTCAAACATTCTGAAACCAAGATGATATTTGTTGATCAACAATTCCTCCAAATTGCTCAACAAGCACTTTCTCTTCTTTCAAAAGACAAAACAATTAAACCACCAATTCTTATATTAATCCCCAAATCTAACAATTCATCTCCTCCTGCATCTAACATTCACGAATACGAAAATCTTTTGTCAAGTGGGAGTAGCAATTTTACAATAAGATGGCCAAAAAGCGAATTTGATCCTATCAGTATCAATTATACTTCCGGTACAACATCCTCGCCCAAAGGGGTCGTGTACAATCACAGAGGTGCATATCTCAATTCTATTTCTGCTTTCCTCTGTCATGGCATGGCTCCGATGCCAACGTACCTTTGGACACTTCCAATGTTTCACTGCAATGGATGGTGCATGAATTGGGGAATGGCTGCAATCGGTGGCACAAATGTTTGCCTTAGACATGTCTCAGCGAAAGATATATTTGAAAGTATTTCTATCAACAAGGTCACACATATGAGTGCAGCACCAATTGTCTTGAGTATGATGGCAAATGCTTCACCAAATGACAGGAAGCCACTTCCCCATAAGGTCGAAATAATGACAGGCGGATCACCACCGCCTCCACAAATTCTTTCCAAAATGGAGCAACTCGGATTTGGAGTATCCCATGGATATGGACTAACAGAAACTTACAGTGGTGCTACGACTTGCTTGTGGAAGCCTGAGTGGGATTCTTTGCCCCTTGAGGAACGAGCTGTGCTTAAATCAAGACAAGGGGTACAAGTTCTTTGTATAGAAAAAGTTGACGTTAGAGACCCGGAGACCATGGAAAATGTTCCAGCTGATGGAAAGAGCATTGGTGAGATTGTGTGCAGAGGAAATACTGTGATGAGTGGATATTTGAAAGATGTTAAAGCAACTGAAGAAGCTTTTAAAGGCGGATGGTTTCATACTGGTGATGTTGCAGTGAAACATCCAGATGGATATATAGAAATTAAGGATCGGCTGAAAGATATTATAATATCTGGAGGTGAAAACATAAGCACACTCGAAGTGGAAGGAGTATTACATAGTCATCCAGCAGTTGTTGAGGCAGCAGTAGTCGCACGACCAGATGATCATTGGGGACAAACACCTTGTGCATTTGTGAAGCTGAAAGAAGGATATGAAGAAATAACTTCAGatgaaataatcaaatattgTAGGGATCATTTGCCACATTACATGGTGCCTCGAGCAGTCGTTTTTCAAGATTTACCAAGAACTTCAACTGGCAAGGTACAAAAATTCATCTTGAGGGAGAAAGCAAAAGCTTTGGCCAGTCTTTTCAACACTGACAGAAAAGTGTAA